The Patescibacteria group bacterium genome window below encodes:
- a CDS encoding fused MFS/spermidine synthase, producing MPKLTFLKRFDLEVIAFTSGASVMTVELVGSRLVAPFLGGSLVVWTTLIGVILACLSLGYTIGGRLADKQPSRLILAVVMAGAGLLIAAVNWQIALVASFSSLMIDSFGLEFASILSALFLFALPSILLGMIPPYAIKLRLTSTGQTGKVAGNLYAISTVGSIVGTFLTGFWWVPTFGSSATLFGVSLALLIIGFLFLASSRFLPYSLMIILVASAAFFYEPNFYFNRDSIKNFYESRYSTFFLLEGTDSETNRPVLQILTSRYVAQSGRFLDGDDLLFPYTRFFDHIFDLNPETDKVLMIGGGAFTYPNRFAAIHPDKVIEVVEIDPFLTELAQKHFNLELRDNLIIHNQDGRLFLNNNEKKYDAVLLDAFSSAGSVPFQLATTEAVEMIYDSLNDNGVVIVNVIGATEGKYARFVEAQFAVYQEVFGQAIAYPLKTKIKENEGEGKDLINIMIVAIKNPDEANKEQSLEQESYTPNPARVLTDDWAPVDYYVSGIL from the coding sequence ATGCCAAAACTTACTTTTTTAAAACGTTTCGATCTTGAGGTTATCGCCTTTACGTCCGGTGCTTCGGTTATGACCGTTGAATTGGTTGGATCACGCTTAGTAGCACCATTTTTGGGAGGTTCTTTAGTTGTCTGGACAACTTTAATCGGGGTAATTTTAGCTTGTTTGTCTTTAGGTTATACTATAGGTGGACGTTTGGCAGATAAACAACCCAGTCGTTTAATACTGGCGGTTGTTATGGCCGGAGCGGGCTTGTTAATTGCCGCCGTTAATTGGCAAATAGCTTTAGTGGCGTCTTTTTCTTCTTTAATGATTGACTCTTTCGGCTTAGAATTTGCTTCAATCCTCTCAGCCTTATTCTTATTCGCTCTTCCTAGTATCCTATTGGGCATGATACCCCCTTATGCTATTAAATTAAGACTTACCTCAACTGGACAAACCGGGAAAGTAGCCGGTAATCTATATGCTATCTCAACAGTTGGAAGTATTGTCGGAACCTTTTTAACCGGTTTTTGGTGGGTACCGACTTTCGGTAGTTCAGCTACTTTGTTTGGTGTTAGCTTAGCTCTTTTAATTATTGGCTTCTTATTCTTAGCCTCCTCTCGTTTTTTGCCATATTCTTTAATGATTATCCTGGTCGCTTCAGCTGCCTTTTTCTATGAACCTAACTTTTATTTTAACCGAGACTCCATTAAAAATTTCTATGAAAGTCGTTACAGTACCTTTTTCCTACTGGAAGGTACAGACAGTGAAACAAATAGGCCTGTTTTACAAATTTTAACTTCTCGTTATGTGGCCCAGTCTGGACGTTTTTTAGACGGGGATGATTTACTTTTCCCCTATACTCGTTTTTTTGATCATATTTTTGATCTTAATCCCGAGACAGATAAAGTGTTAATGATAGGTGGTGGAGCTTTTACTTATCCAAATCGTTTTGCCGCCATACATCCGGATAAAGTTATTGAGGTGGTGGAAATAGACCCGTTTTTAACTGAGTTGGCTCAGAAACACTTTAATTTGGAACTAAGAGATAATTTAATTATTCATAATCAAGATGGGAGATTGTTTTTAAATAATAATGAGAAGAAATATGACGCTGTTTTGTTAGACGCTTTTAGTTCCGCGGGTTCAGTACCATTTCAATTAGCTACTACAGAAGCGGTTGAAATGATCTATGATTCTCTTAATGATAACGGAGTGGTAATAGTTAATGTTATAGGTGCCACAGAAGGTAAGTATGCCCGTTTTGTAGAGGCTCAGTTTGCTGTTTATCAAGAAGTTTTTGGGCAGGCCATAGCTTATCCCCTTAAAACAAAAATTAAAGAAAACGAAGGAGAGGGTAAGGATTTAATTAACATTATGATTGTAGCTATTAAGAATCCAGATGAAGCCAATAAGGAACAAAGCCTTGAGCAAGAAAGTTACACTCCAAACCCAGCTCGTGTCTTAACCGATGACTGGGCACCGGTGGATTATTATGTGTCAGGGATATTATAA
- a CDS encoding YebC/PmpR family DNA-binding transcriptional regulator, with product MSGHSKWATTKRAKAVVDAKRGAAFTKFSRLISLAAKAGGDPETNFQLRDAIDKARGINMPKDNIERAIKRGTGEDGGDTIEELVYEGMGPLGIQFVIRVLTDNRNRSAANIRHLLAKHGGSLGAVLWNFEQKSVFLISREAFSALKKDYEEFFLEAIEAGFDDIINEEDGLTLYGSSADFAKLKQWLVDINLSLESSEIEFIAKEKIKLNEADKKKIEAFIEALEEDDDIRDYASNLDD from the coding sequence ATGTCCGGACACTCCAAATGGGCCACCACCAAACGAGCTAAGGCAGTAGTTGATGCCAAACGCGGTGCGGCTTTTACTAAATTTAGTCGTTTAATTTCTTTAGCTGCTAAGGCGGGCGGTGATCCTGAAACCAATTTTCAGTTGCGTGATGCCATAGATAAGGCTAGGGGAATTAATATGCCCAAAGATAATATAGAAAGAGCCATTAAGCGAGGTACTGGTGAAGACGGTGGTGATACTATTGAAGAGTTGGTTTATGAGGGAATGGGACCTTTGGGAATACAATTTGTTATTAGGGTTTTAACCGACAACCGTAATCGTTCGGCAGCTAATATTCGTCATCTTCTTGCTAAACACGGCGGTTCCCTAGGGGCTGTCTTATGGAACTTTGAACAAAAAAGTGTCTTTTTGATCAGCCGAGAAGCTTTTAGTGCTTTAAAAAAAGACTATGAAGAGTTCTTTTTGGAGGCTATTGAAGCCGGTTTTGATGATATTATTAACGAAGAAGACGGTTTAACGTTATATGGTTCTTCGGCTGATTTTGCTAAACTTAAACAATGGTTAGTGGACATTAATTTAAGTCTTGAATCTTCGGAAATTGAATTTATTGCCAAAGAAAAGATTAAATTAAATGAAGCAGATAAGAAGAAAATTGAGGCTTTTATTGAAGCCCTTGAGGAGGATGACGATATTAGAGATTATGCGAGTAATTTAGATGATTAG